Sequence from the Helianthus annuus cultivar XRQ/B chromosome 13, HanXRQr2.0-SUNRISE, whole genome shotgun sequence genome:
tttgtcgagaaaccatattgtcaagaaactaacatcttttaatacttcatttgtaaccgtaaggatgatgcaaatttgtacgtaaagatctctacacaaactcttctacatcttttaaccaattatccatcacttaagaccttgaaagatttgttgaaatcgaagaaaagagtaactagcagaagacgtgtaaggttcttcaacaaactgtgtatgtgcttgtgctgtagaaaccggtgatgaatttgtgtatctaaatcaggttcaCTGCCTTAGATCGGacattccttgtgatacatgaacgttgtattcttgtctttcagaagagttggtattgaaccaagaatacttcaaccattctaaaccctacttggaaacaaaccaataaaatcttctacatcttttaaccaattgtccatcacttaagaccttgaaacattcacgaaccataatggactcagactcatactactcaccctccccggaggaaaagttttcccgacgactcaagaCAAAGCAGTTGGTTTGGGTTCATATCACCCTGCgtaatcattgcattacatccccgttgaaaacaagtgattaaaacgcttcttacaactctcatcaaatgcctcacccttccttttattacagtcatacgacacgttttttttttttttttcagtcttTGTTACTTGGGTAAAATCTAATTTCTTTTCATACGGGCCGtatgtatacggcccgtatacattatTCGTTTCATTGTATACGACCAGGCAAATTATTTACACGTggtatatacgggccgtatacagttatacggccgtatggaatgaaaaaaaaaactgacaaagtctaaaggcacagactttgttagttttattttattatatacgggccgtataactgtatacggcccgtatacaccatgtgtaaataagtttttatcatgtattaatattattataatagATTACGATCCAAGTAAACGGGTATCAGATCTATTTCGGGTGCACGAATGCATCTTCTAATACAACACCTGGCTCAACGCGGGAgaaattattataattaatctCATACATAGTCTTGATCTTGTAACCAAGACACCCATCTCATTACTTGTCTCCTTTTGTTATCATCCTTATGCTTATATTTCAAGTGCTTTGgcccattaaaaaaaaaaaaaaaaaaagctaaaaacaaGAGTCTACAAACACCATATTCTAGTACAACACTTATTCATCTTAACTAAATAAGTTACATGTCCATCTTAAACGACATCAGTGACCAAACATGAATGTATCATATCAGATCAGATCAGATCTTATTACGGTACCAATAGACACCATCCTTAACATCCTCATCTTTATCAACATAGATGCATTCCTTTGTCTCCCTATACATGGCCTTGAAGATCGATGTCCCGTCGAATTGATAATAATCTCCCAAAATCGGCTTAATCGCCTTTGTTGCTTCCATTGCATGATAATGTGGCATGGTGGAGAACAAATGGTGTGTAACGTGCGTATCGGTTATGTTATGGAACACCTTGTTTAAGATCCCATAGTCTCGGTCTACGGTGGCTAGAGCCCCGCGTAACCAGTCCCATTCGGTTGAGTCGTAGTGTGGTAATGACGGGTGGGTGTGTTGCAAGAATGTGATAAGGACTAAGAAACCGTTAACTACAAGTAACGGTCCACCGTACATGGTTAACACCCATACGAGCCCTTTTGTCGATGCTAGACGGAAAAGTATGTAGAAAACGGTTAAAATCCCGGCATCGGAGATGAATATTTGGGCCCGTTCGCGGTTAGAGTAAATAGGACTGTTTGGGTCAAAGTGGCACGCAAAGCGGTCATAGTACCGGCCCGAAACGTTGAACATGAGATATAAAGGCCAACCCATGGTTAGGGTGACTAGTAGGGTGAGGATTCGACCGGGTGGGTTGTTAAGGTATTTAGCAGTTGAACGGACACTGGACTTTAGTTTCGGGACGAAAACTTCATCGTGCTCAATTGAGCCCGTGTTGGAGTGATGGCGGCGGTGGCTATATTTCCATGAAAAGTAAGGCACAAGAAGAGCAGAATGTAGAATAAGGCCAACAGTATCATCAAGCCATTGGTAATCGCTAAAGGCGTGATGACCACATTCATGGGCTATGACCCAAACCCCGGTTAGAACACATCCTTGAAAGATCCAGTAAACGGGCCAGGCCACGTACGCGAGCGAGTTAGGGAGGAGCGGGATGTAATTGTTGGCGAGGTAATAGAAAATGGAAGCAATTGTGAGGTCATAAACCACATAAGAGAATGAACGGATAACAGATCGCTTAAAGCAGTGGGGCGGGATAACCTTTTTGATATCTCCGACGGTGAATGGAGGTTTTTCATGTAGGGCCCGCTCTAGTGGTTTCGGGCCGTCCTTTTCTTTGCCATTGGGGCTCGACATTCGTCCGCCTGCACCCATTGTTTAGTGACCTACAAAAAAATGTAAAGATCCTTTAGTAGAAGCATATAACTAACTTACCAAAAACTAAGCACAAATTTGTAatttcaaacacaccaagaactaaGACCATTTTTCTTCGAACAAACACTCGAAAGGGCGTATATGTGTGTTTAAATACACGATAAACAGTTTAAATAAGCAAATCCGAAACACCCCTTTAAATAAGCATCCACTTAAAGGAGGAAACAAGAAATTTCATAGAAAAACAACAGGATTTAGGAATATGCCATAAAGGAGAGGGTGGTTGGTAAGGACATATTTATAACTTGGGCTCTGGTTTAATATGATCTAATCACTAAGTTGCCAAAGTTAGGTAAGGCCCCATGTGCATGAAGACTGGTCCATGTGAAAAAGATTGGGAAAATTCAAAGTTGACAAGATCTGCCAAGTTTAGTAATTGGTGCTATTCTACTCCAACCTCAAAATAAATGCATAAAACAATTTAGTTGTCAAAAAGTATATAAAAGATTTCCTTTAGGTAAAGATTTCAATCCATATTATTCTGTAAAAAGAGTGATATTGGTTTGCAATCACAAGATTCCTCCTCTACTTTGAGAGATCATATGGTATATTTTTGTTGGGACATGTAAGTACATCAAGGAGTGTAAAATATGGTGATACGATAAACCAaataaccgaaaaaaccgaaccaaaataACTGAACTGATTGAGAAACGACCGTTCGGTTATGACAGTTTTTATAACCGTTACGATATGTAAAATATCTGAAATGACAAAAAGTTTTGTTacaacatttttataaataacatGTCTGTTGCTAAAAGTCTGGCTTAACAGAGAAGTCTATGAACCACAATATAGAAGAGCATCCACTAAAAGCAAACCTCTTCAAATCCACAACGATCGAATAAAAATAGAGTGAAACTGTTTCGTTGTGTGTTTAGATTGCTTATAACGATCAACGCTAACGCTTAAATCACAAAACTTGAACAAAATTAACACAAACACTTGAGATTTCAGAATTAATCCTCAGATCAAATCCACAAAACTCAAAGTCACACTCCACCTAAATTAACATTATAGCAAATAATCTCTTGAACACCTCAGATCCGACGTATGAGTCAATTTTTTAACAAAACTCAAGCCTTAAAATCTAACAAACAGAGTCAAAAATCGACACATTCAGattcataatttaaaaaaaagacAGCAATACATCTGTGAATAACATAAAGATTTCAAACTATCAATCTATCAAATATCTCTTGTTCTTAATCGAACTCCGGCCTTAAAATCGACAATGTTAATAATCACAGATCACCAGATTAAGACTCTAGACTATGGATTTCACAAATACatgaatacatacatatataacgTCTAATTTCCCTTAAATCACCGTTTGAAGCCAGTAAACTGTTGAATCTTTTAGATCCAACGTATACTCAAGCCTTGAATCTAACAAGAACAGTTACAAATCGACACATTCAGattcaaaatttgaaaaacaGCGTAATACATCCGCGAATAACGTATAGATTTCAAACTTTCAATCTACCAAATATCTTAATTGCTTAACTAATATTTGACCTAAAAATCAACAATATCAATCACAAATACATGATTACATACACATAGAACGTGTAATTTCCCCTAAATCAACGTTCAAAGCAATAATCTCTTAAAACTTTCAGATCGGACGTACGAATCACCTTTTAAACAAAACTCAGGCCTTAAATCTAACGAACACAGTCAAAAATCAACGCATTCTATTCAAAAactggaaaaaaaaaacagtatTCCATAATACGCAAGAAACGTATAGATTTCAAACTTTCAATCTATCAAATATCTCAATTCTCCATTAAACCAGACCTAAAAACCGTCATTATCAATCACAAATCACCAGATTCAAACTCAAAATTTCACAAATACATGAATATGTACATATATAACGTGTAGTTTCCCCTCACTTTCAAAGCTAATAATCTCTTAAAACATTCAGATCCGACGTACGAGTGAACTTTTCAACATAACTCAGGCCTTAATCTAATAAACACATTCAAATTTAAAAAACACAGTAATACATACGCCAATAACGTACAGATTTCATACTTTCAATAATTTAGATCTTTAAATcgacaatattaataaaaaatcgcCAGATTCAGACTCAAATTTCACAATTACATGAGCACGTACACGTAAAACGTGTAATTTTTCAAATCTGTATACAGATTACGCAGATCAAATGTTAAGATAATCACCTGAAAGAAGATTGTAGAGTTACGGCTCGGCTTTCTGTGTAGATCGCCGATCGGAAGAGCGAAAATGGCCGTTCGGCGGTTACGAGTGGGCGGCTTAATATTGTTTGTAAGCGGAGAGTGGCGGTATTTAACGTTTAGGTTTTTGAGTCTCAATGTGTGCGAATAGGACACAGGACCCACACAAAAATAGCATTTATCATTTAATAATAAACCGTCACGTATTTATAAACTATTGAAAGAGAAATAACAAGACTTCTTTAGTTTGATTTTAACAAATGGTATTTCTCGTGCGTTACGACGGATATTATGTTGGTAACTTGATATTAGTTTGGTTTGTTACAGTCATAGTAGGTATATCTGATACTCGAGGGATTGGAAAGAAAAAAATATTTCGCGTGTATGAGAATAGGTGGTATACGATTCGAGTACCCGAAACTATATTCATGTTTATCTTAACCATATACCTACATTTATCCAAAATCTTTTAACTTTAGCTTTTAGTTTctcttttaacttttattttgaaatatatattttaatgaCATCATTTATATTGATATGCTACaaattataatattataatacatttatatttttaaatactcAAAATAGTTTTGTAGTGTGATGATATGGGTGTGATTTacataatttaatatattttatagattttattaatataaaattATAAAGAAAAGTAAAAAATATATGCATTAGAGTTTTTATGggtatttttttaaaacattgacgGGTATACCTAATACTGGCGGATATGCCCAAAACCCGATAGGTAATGGGTTGGGTATAGGACTAGCATTAGTTATATCGGCTCGTTGTCATCCCTGGTACCAGTATGATACCGATAATCGAAtagaacaaaaaaaatatatgcgAAAAGGATATTGAGACGTGTTTTATATTGATTTAAGGCCATTAAATGAATACGGTACCGGTTCGAATACATACCAATACTTGTACCAATGTTATTTGGTCAGAATTGGTTTGGTTGGTTACGACACTCACCGGACAGTATTGGTTTGGTATGTCATGGTAAATAACAAAAATATCAATTTGTATTGAACCGTAGAAAAAATAAGTATATCGCAACTATATGTTCGGAATTTTAAAaagcattatattatattatgaaAATAACGAATATGGTAAACTACAtcactttatatataaaaatttggATTGTGACGCACCTATGATGATATTTACATTTGTGTTTTGATTACTTGTATATTAATATTCGCAACTCCGTTGTGAATAAAATTTATACGAAGACGTAGATAAAAAATAACCACTTCGCAACGGAATGCTCGAAATTGTATAAATCGTATTGTAACAGTATTAACTAAAATAGATATATCAAATTATTACTAACTATGGCTCCAAATTTTTATTCTGTACTTCATATTTTGTCAACATTACATATTAACAAAGTATAACTTAGCAACTACTTTATGCATATGGTAGTTCTACCATAAGTTTTgggagttttttaaaaaaaaattagaatttttctttttaaccctaaaattttaatgtttgacaatttaactttaaagttttaatctttgtttcctttttaaccttaaagttttaatctatgacaatttaccctaaagttttaatctttgacaatttaagtttaaagttttagtctttggtaatttaacccctttaattaatttgatttttcacttctaattcaaaagtttccatcttttgcgatttaaccactttgatttttttacttatgtgttgtaatcttgactttgggggttttccaaagaaaaaaatgcttatgcatatggttgttgtaaccttggctttgggggttttttttttttaaatttgatttttttacttttcacccaaaagtctttcataaattacttttaacccaaaactatttgttttttttttacttttaacacaaaactttttatcttttgcaatctatcctgacaactttttttactttcaactttgagcctttatagttttcattttccgcaaattttttgctttatgtttcgttctaaattttgtgacttaacacatcgcaacgtgcgtctttggtttaacgtttttacgtttcgttttaaattttgcgagttaacacgacacaacaacatgcgtgtgtgggtgaacgtttttacatcgtctatttttttcccgtttcacaggttcaacataacgtgtgtgtcctaaatcgacttagttataactaaagaatcctcgccgcattgcggcgggtcgtactTCTAGTTCACGTTAAAAGATAAAGTAGttttgtattttaattttaaCTAGTTGTTTATCatgcgcgcgcgttgcggcgcgctaaACCAAATCGTCCTATAAGAATGACAAAACATGTCAAATAACAAAAAGTAGCTCGAACTAAAACGTaacgtattttcggtaccggttcggcaccggtgttcaccgatttttaccctcaaataccggtgttgTACCAGTACCAAccagtaccgaaccgtaccgtaccaggtatattcggtaccggtacatacttttggggatttcggtaacggtattttcggtaccgattagTACCGTCCTGTAACAACGTAGCAATACAAGTAATTGCACAGTTTAGATTACCTTttatacacacagtaagtaaactgactGATATCATTCTTCAAACGATTCGAGATAAACGATGCGTAACCAGTCATATCCGACATCGTGGAGTGCATTAAAAAGGGAGCAATTGGACGATTGGATGCTGGGCTAGGTGTTTCTTGGAATGCCCACGGATTGTTCGGGTCAAAACCTCGATTATGAGGATTCATTTTTTCGTATTGTGGTAAGATAGAGATCATTATAGAAGAGGTGGAGTagttgtggtaaaaaaatgaatagaagtgtgagtatttatagtgaatagatattttttttaaacacatagccgttggccaacggctagcccaaacggctacttgtcttggccaatgagatcccaccatgtcatcttgatagccccgtccaacccgggctgaaacccccgcccaagaggccacgccgaaacccaagcccacccggggtggtgatttgggcgtttgtacccaacccacgccacaacccccgccccataccccatattctaatatttcctagatcttttttttaaacacatagccgttggccaacggctagcccaaacggctacttgtcttggccaatgagatcccgccatgtaatcttgatagccccgcccaacgcccgagCTGAAACCCCCGCTCAagaggccacgccgaaacccaagcccacccggggtggtgatttgggtgtttgtacccaacccacgccacaacccccgccccataccccatattctaatatttcttagatcttttttttaacacatagccgttggccaacggctagcccaaacggctacttgtcttggccaatgagatcccgccatgtcatcttgatagccccgcccaacgcccgggctgaaacccccgcccaaggggccacgccgaaacccaagcccacccggggtggtgacttgggcatttgtacccaacctacgccacaacccccgccccataccccatattataatatttcctagatcttttttttaacacatagccgttggccaacggctagcccaaacggctacttgtcttggccaatcagatcccgccatgtcatcttgatagcccgcCCCATCGCCCTGGCTGAAACCcctgcccaaggggccacgccgaaacccaagcccacccgggatggtgacttgggcgtttgtactcAACCCACGTCacaaccccgccccatacccTATATTCTTATATTTTCTAGATCACTATTGAtttagtttgttttaattaattgaaatcacaatttatttaattaatatatattaaatttacTGTTCATTCAGTTTCTTTCTGTTAAACCCCTGCCCAAGGGGcgacgccgaaacccaagcccacccgggatggtgacttgggcgtttgtactcAACCCACGTCacaaccccgccccatacccTATATTCTTATATTTTCTAGATCACTATTGAtttagtttgttttaattaattgaaatcacaatttatttaattaatatatattaaatttactgttcattcagtttctgttttattagtatataatataattatatttgTATGGGTCGTGGGTATTTAGAATTTGAGTTTCATTAAGAGGTTTCTAGGACGCAGTTTGTCACACTCCATCCGTAACGATTTAGGTAAGTAAGACATGATGATTGTTCATATCCCATGTAATTAATTAAAAGTTAAATATAATTAATGAtcaaattaaatatatgtcacaAAACAAATAACAATTCAAATAATCCATCAAATCAAAGCATGACATAAAATAATCTGGTTTATTCTCTAAGACATCATCCCTACGTGTCATCATCAATTCTTCAAACATATTCACTTGTATCAtgtgtaaaaatatttttggattaaCATAACTTGGTGAGTAAATTTATTGTTTATATAAAactgtttttgtttctttgtttaaACGAGTTTTTAGGACCAGCGCGTTGCGACAGGACCGTAAAACCGACAACACATTGGCGCAAAAACGGTGAATCATGTACGCATGTTGCGTAGTGTTAACTCGCCAAGTTTAGACTAAAACGTAAGACATTATCGTGAAAAAAGATTAACTAAATTGAAATGATAACAAGACCCACGTAAAAAATAAGTAGAAAAGTAATTGTAATAAAGTTCTCGTGCCCTACGGTAACTTTATTAAAGTTTAGTGCTAACAAAGTTCtccctactctctctctctctctctctctctctctctctctctctctctctctctctctctctacctacTTGGAACCACACAACACCGTCAGACAACTGATACTGACGTCATCACTTCACTACCACGACACATCACCACCACCCAACACAGTTCGTCAATCTTTGGCAACAACGGATTAAGTTAACTTTAAGGAAGAAGCCGCCTTTTTAGTCAATTTATAAAGCTACATAGTTACATATATGTAATGTTTATTAAGTAGCCTTTTTAGGACAATTTTGcatgtgaatttttttttatatgtatTGATAGTACACAAAGTAAGTTGTGCATCACCAATATCTAAAGTTAGttttaaaacttgtaaaaagTTGAATAGTGAATTCAACTCACAAAACTTTTTTGATAAATTATAGATAGTTAAAATTCAACTTACAAAACTTTTTTGATAAATTATAGATAGTTAATTAATATGCTAGCATATGATTTAAAGGTAATTAAATGGTAAAATAAAAAATAGCAATAACTAAATAAACCGCAACTAACCAACCAATGTGATGATGAGATAATGTAAAACTGTGATAATCATGATAAATGCGATAAATGAAATAATGTGGTAAAGGCGAGACTCAAGCCCACCGACGAGCGAATCAAAATGTTATGGCGATACTAGACTACAACACATGGCCGTGAGAAACCTAGTAAGCCGATGGATCCATGTGATTAATGTTTAGCAATATTGATTAGTGATAATGGTTAGCGATACAAACAATAAACAAATTTCAACTGCCACATAATTACACATTCAACTTTGAATGTATCTATATATacttaaaaatttagttatatcaacatttttacaaccttcattatgaGCCTCTTAAATACAAGCATTTCATATGGATGACGGTAAAAGTTAAGTAAATACAAGTATTTATGCTTATGATACAATACAAAATGAGATTAGTttaagggtaaaattgtctttttagCACCATCcaatattaataatttattagattaaataataatttaatgTGCAATACATTTATGAATCTAAATAATGATATATGTAACTCACTTTTAAAGTCATGTAACTACACTTTTAAGACACTTTAGGGCTAGAAATCTAATAATGTAAATAATAATTTAATGTGCAATACATTTATGAATCTAAAATAGGTATTTAAATCAAATCAAAGAATTAAACAAGTGGTAGGTATTTGTTAATAAATGGTTCTCTTTTACAAAGTCTAACATTATATAAAAACCAATTCAAGAAACTCTAACTACAAGCTAGGATACCAAAAGTCgctttaaaattaattaaattgcATTGTTTTATTGTGCCTCTTTGAATATCCCTGTCATTTAATATCATTCATTAGTATATGAT
This genomic interval carries:
- the LOC110897568 gene encoding delta(12) fatty acid desaturase FAD2 gives rise to the protein MGAGGRMSSPNGKEKDGPKPLERALHEKPPFTVGDIKKVIPPHCFKRSVIRSFSYVVYDLTIASIFYYLANNYIPLLPNSLAYVAWPVYWIFQGCVLTGVWVIAHECGHHAFSDYQWLDDTVGLILHSALLVPYFSWKYSHRRHHSNTGSIEHDEVFVPKLKSSVRSTAKYLNNPPGRILTLLVTLTMGWPLYLMFNVSGRYYDRFACHFDPNSPIYSNRERAQIFISDAGILTVFYILFRLASTKGLVWVLTMYGGPLLVVNGFLVLITFLQHTHPSLPHYDSTEWDWLRGALATVDRDYGILNKVFHNITDTHVTHHLFSTMPHYHAMEATKAIKPILGDYYQFDGTSIFKAMYRETKECIYVDKDEDVKDGVYWYRNKI